A region of Nitrospirae bacterium CG2_30_53_67 DNA encodes the following proteins:
- a CDS encoding two-component system response regulator GlrR (with GlrK is part of a two-component signal transduction system regulating glmY): MSKERILLVDDDPNILEVLCMRLESKGFEPFKVKSTEQALSRLKQERYDLVLTDLRMTGLDGMDLLEEIRRMDPELPVIILTAHGSIPNAVEAMQKGAFSYLTKPFEDKEITFHVERALEKRRLEKKIYNLKSLVEDRFSFKNIVGRSRLMQGIFDQVVQAAPSDSTILLTGESGTGKELFSRAIHAHSRRAGGPFITVNCAAIPETLLENELFGHERGSYTGAGASQDGYFLRADGGTIFLDEIGEAPLSIQAKLLRVLQEKEFNPIGSTRSLKVDVRIITATNQNIEKSVEQGKFREDLYYRIHVIPIHIPPLRERKEDIPFLIDHFIRKHSSRVGKKIEGIDPVAVQQLMQQNWPGNVRELENRIEQGMVMARNPVLGSQDFLFDQDEHRHRKFLNFREARDVFEKEYVTHLLKMTGGHVTHAAQMAGKQRADFYNIMKKHGIQREAFRNVSGRPPDAVR, translated from the coding sequence ATGTCTAAAGAACGAATTCTACTTGTTGATGATGATCCGAATATCCTCGAGGTCTTATGCATGCGTCTTGAGTCCAAGGGGTTCGAACCGTTCAAGGTGAAGAGCACGGAGCAGGCCCTGAGCAGGCTGAAGCAGGAAAGATACGATCTGGTGCTGACCGACCTCAGGATGACGGGGCTCGACGGGATGGATCTTTTGGAAGAAATCAGAAGGATGGATCCGGAACTTCCGGTGATCATTCTCACCGCGCATGGCAGTATCCCCAATGCGGTGGAGGCCATGCAGAAAGGGGCGTTCAGTTATCTGACCAAGCCCTTTGAAGATAAAGAGATCACTTTCCATGTTGAAAGGGCCCTTGAAAAAAGGCGGCTTGAGAAGAAGATTTATAATCTCAAAAGTCTGGTGGAAGACCGGTTCAGTTTCAAGAACATCGTGGGGAGAAGCCGTCTCATGCAGGGCATTTTCGACCAGGTGGTCCAGGCGGCTCCGTCCGACTCCACCATTTTACTGACCGGTGAGAGCGGAACCGGCAAGGAACTCTTCTCCAGGGCGATTCACGCCCATAGCCGCAGGGCCGGAGGGCCTTTTATTACCGTGAATTGTGCGGCAATCCCGGAAACCCTTCTGGAGAATGAACTCTTCGGACATGAGCGGGGCTCCTATACCGGGGCCGGCGCCTCTCAGGATGGATATTTTCTCCGGGCGGATGGGGGGACGATCTTTCTGGATGAAATCGGCGAGGCCCCTCTTTCCATTCAAGCCAAGCTTCTTCGTGTCTTGCAGGAAAAAGAGTTTAACCCCATCGGTTCAACCCGGTCGCTCAAAGTGGATGTCAGGATCATCACGGCCACCAATCAGAACATAGAAAAGTCCGTTGAACAGGGAAAGTTCCGTGAGGATCTCTACTATCGAATTCATGTCATTCCCATTCATATCCCGCCGCTCAGGGAACGCAAGGAGGATATTCCTTTTCTGATCGACCATTTTATCCGGAAGCATTCGAGCCGGGTGGGGAAAAAGATCGAGGGAATTGACCCTGTGGCCGTGCAGCAGCTCATGCAGCAGAACTGGCCGGGGAATGTCCGGGAACTGGAGAACCGGATCGAACAGGGCATGGTGATGGCTCGTAATCCGGTTCTCGGTTCTCAAGACTTCCTCTTTGATCAGGATGAACACCGGCACAGGAAATTTCTGAATTTCAGAGAGGCGCGGGATGTTTTTGAAAAGGAATATGTGACCCATCTCCTTAAGATGACCGGGGGGCATGTGACCCATGCGGCCCAAATGGCGGGGAAGCAGCGCGCTGATTTTTACAATATTATGAAAAAGCACGGGATTCAACGAGAGGCCTTCAGGAACGTTTCCGGAAGGCCTCCGGATGCTGTAAGATGA